A genomic segment from Coccinella septempunctata chromosome 3, icCocSept1.1, whole genome shotgun sequence encodes:
- the LOC123310373 gene encoding protein SPT2 homolog, with protein sequence MHLRTKSAYQSVIQDAVGSDNTAVTLVGLAQPDEDDYGYVSQEASVFYNKMMEKYSKMPDKTPKFLLEKKKVNTNLSSTKDRVQAALEKEKEEAMMPHRRKRKHKNPEDISSPDDNFPSTPSRMADERPDAKKPKIDKPKMPPPMNFNDIPERYWKLFHLFKYLEYPEPEIRKKIDWGPKHPSAGKMNIITKAPVDTKKPVPSASNNPMKDSGKSVSNYTEKSTKIATKSNNGTKNSLPSKDIKRHPKEISVNSRGPSDKKMLDKIKEKEMLQRELSKPKQFPPNDLRPKQFPPADVRRKPMSNKMQMQMKKRRMIDDDDDEDYDSEMDDFIDDGPEEEEDYSKYIREIFGYNKSKYVEVDEEDDDIMESSFSQQMKEEQISTKLGIMEDLEDMRLEEEHKRRKALMKKKFGS encoded by the exons GCATATCAATCTGTTATTCAAGATGCAGTGGGTTCTGACAATACTGCCGTTACTCTAGTTGGACTTGCACAACCTGATGAAGATGATTATGGATATGTTTCACAAGAAGCATCTGTTTTTTATAATAAAATGATGGAAAAGTATAGTAAGATGCCAGACAAGACACCAAAGTTCTTGTTAGAAAAAAAGAAAGTTAATACCAATCTGAGCTCAACTAAAGATAGAGTTCAAGCTGCTTTAGAAAAGGAGAAAGAAGAAGCAATGATGCCTCATAGGAGGAAACGCAAACATAAGAATCCAGAAGACATCTCATCTCCAGATGACAACTTCCCGTCTACCCCATCGAGAATGGCTGATGAGAGACCTGATGCTAAGAAACCAAAGATTGATAAACCTAAAATGCCTCCACCGATGAATTTCAATG acaTTCCTGAACGATATTGGAAActttttcatcttttcaaatatctggaat ATCCTGAACCAGAAAttaggaaaaaaattgattgggGTCCTAAACATCCATCAGCTGGAAAAATGAATATCATAACAAAGGCCCCAGTTGACACTAAAAAACCAGTCCCAAGTGCCTCCAATAATCCCATGAAAGATTCGGGAAAATCTGTATCAAATTATAcagaaaaatctacaaaaaTTGCCACCAAAAGCAATAATGGAACTAAGAATAGCTTGCCTTCAAAGGACATTAAAAGGCATCCTAAAGAAATCAGTGTGAACAGCAGAGGCCCCTCTGACAAAAAAATGTTAGATAAGATTAAGGAGAAAGAAATGCTACAAAGAGAATTGTCTAAACCAAAACAGTTCCCACCAAATGATCTAAGACCAAAACAATTTCCTCCAGCTGATGTGAGGAGAAAACCCATGTCTAATAAAATGCAAATGCAAATGAAAAAACGAAGAATGatcgatgatgatgatgatgaagattATGATTCTGAAATGGATGACTTCATTGATGATGGTCCCGAAGAAGAAGAGGATTACTCTAAATATATCAGAGAAATATTTGGTTATAACAAGTCAAAATATGTGGAAGTCGATGAAGAAGATGATGATATTATGGAGTCCTCATTTTCACAGCAGATGAAAGAAGAGCAAATCAGTACAAAATTGGGTATAATGGAAGATCTTGAAGATATGAGACTAGAGGAAGAGCACAAACGAAGAAAAGcattgatgaagaaaaaattcggTAGCTAA